A genomic segment from Brachyhypopomus gauderio isolate BG-103 unplaced genomic scaffold, BGAUD_0.2 sc179, whole genome shotgun sequence encodes:
- the LOC143501916 gene encoding uncharacterized protein LOC143501916 produces the protein MLFSLPFTGLRPVLLCATGVSAVVWSFLVYRRRVRDQQTEVEAAAHTDTCDGHDREPFALDEGIFETLHTPIRELRLIQTRQGLDRAHRMFAFTFSRMGSSATQVVEVKLQHKSIYSGLESEHWWVLNNEFYWIGAELTLHHFASASAVACIKRRGSSITDATIYLRTCSTTTSVQNIFLQTVVSTWFKGVSIGSDDIFRSSESSHTQTLETPNPAVFSSSPSPPRAPPQRPPPGF, from the exons atgttgttttcCCTGCCTTTCACTGGGCTGCGACCAGTGCTCCTTTGTGCCACTGGAGTTTCGGCCGTTGTTTGGTCTTTTCTCGTTTACAGGCGGCGGGTCCGAGATCAACAGACGGAAGTCGAAGCTGCAGCTCATACCGACACCTGCGACG GACATGATCGGGAGCCTTTTGCATTGGACGAAGGCATCTTTGAGACGCTCCATACCCCGATCCGAGAG TTGAGGCTTATACAGACTCGCCAAGGATTGGACAGAGCACATAGGATGTTTGCCTTCACCTTCTCACGAATGGGTTCTTCAGCTACACAG gtggtggaggtgaagctccAGCACAAGTCCATCTACAGTGGGCTGGAGAGTGAGCACTGGTGGGTGCTCAACAATGAATTCTACTGGATAGGTgcagag CTTACCCTCCACCACTTTGCCAGCGCTAGTGCCGTGGCCTGCATCAAG CGGAGGGGATCCAGCATCACAGACGCCACCATCTACCTGCGCACCTGTTCAACAACAACGTCGGTGCAGAATATTTTTCTG caAACGGTGGTGTCCACTTGGTTTAAGGGTGTCTCCATTGGTTCGGATGACATTTTCAGGTCATCCGAATCTAGtcacacccagaccctggagacaccgAACCCAGCTGTTTTTTCCAGCAGTCCATCCCCACCGAGAGCACCCCCTCAACGAccacctccaggcttttaa